The Prunus dulcis chromosome 3, ALMONDv2, whole genome shotgun sequence genome segment CCAGTTGATTGCCAGCTATGATGACTTGTTCCAAATGATAAGGAAGCTGAATCAACATAAGTGTGTTAGAATTTGATAGGAGTTTCTGGTTAGGCTGTTAGGATTGGTTCATGCCTTAGTTGTATTGGTGATTATGTTGTCAACAAACAGGGCATTTGTGAAATCAATGCAGTTCATCATTTTTACTCGGTCTGTTACTCATTCTCTTTGCAGTCTCATTCTGTTTGTCTTTCACCAAACACAAAGGTTTACCTCTGAACAGAAGTCGAGTCATGATGATGACGCATGTTGTGTGCCAGCACCCGGCAGTCAGCCTACTAGCAATAGACCCTTTTCATCTCCAGTTGTTTTAGTTAGAAAAGAAGGATGTGTATTGATTATGGGGCTTTAAATGATATCACAGTGAAGCCAAGATGCCCCAAGTGTTTGTCAAATCGGGTGTCTTGGTCATGTGAAATTAAGGCCATACTCAAAGGTATCTTGGGATCGATGAAAGATGCAATAGATCGTACACTagttacaattttttttttctttctttcttcaggATGGTTGTAGGTTCCTCGTGAGATTCGTACATCACGATGACCGCCGCACATTTTTCACTAGCGCATACTAATCTTGCCATACTAAAGGGTATGCATATTGGCAACTGCAGACATCatgacttttgttttgtagcCTAAGTTTTGCTTTCATTAAAACGGAATGAAATCGACTTCATCATTATCTAATAAAATTTCTGTGAAAAATGCTCGGGTTGCTTAGTCCGAAAAATGcagaaaaaaattctgaaaccAAAAGAAGATCGCTAAAAAATTGTTGTGATTactaaaattatgaaatacTCATCTGAGCATCTCTCTCACAATCCACAAAATACTGACCTCTCTTAAATCCCCACAATCATCTCTCTCATGTACACTTACATATGCACATTGGcaggtatatatatacatcaaCGATACATATGCATGCGGTTCATACATATGATTTGCGTACATAAGCAAGTATATATTTTGTTGTGTTATACTTGCAATTCTTCAAGAACATGCAGTTGAACCGTCAAGAAACTATGGTTTGTTCATTACTCAAAACCTATACAAGCTCAATAGTTTTTTACGCTGTCAGGCAGATGCTCTTTAATCTCCTTTATGTTGAATAGCTTACCAAAGCCAACTCCATATCTGCAAATtaagacatttttttttttaatcagaGACTGGATAGCTAACTTTCAATGGTTAACCTTGAACAGATTGTcgaaagagaaaatgaaattagTAACTTACAGAATAACCAACACGGCCAAAGCAACGAGCCCTAGAAAATATTGACAGAAGTTGTGCCTTGGTGTACGTTTGACTTGATGGTATGATGGAATGTACTTGCTGCTTACATATCCAAACTGAGGCttgacaaaaagaacaaaaccgAGGAAAAATCCAGCGACGAGTCCTCCTACATGACCTGAGTTGTCCATCTTAAGTAGAAACCCAATAGCCAAGTTCAGGGCAGCATTGAGGATGAGTATCATGATTGTTGAGCACTGAATAGGAAAATTAAGAGGTTAGATTAGGTGTGGGAAATAGGATCTCTGCTTATGTTCCTGTGATGATATTGTGGTTATGTTGGAATTTAAGGTTAAGCATTTTGGCTTTTGAGTTTGCATTGAAAAGCTAATTAAATGGAAGTGTAGAGCGACGTAGTTTTGGATATGAACACAATATCAGAACAGAAAATATAAGCAGTCCGAACTTTAACTGTTGGGAAATAGGACTTCTGCTTATGCTCTTGTGACATTGTGCTTCTGCCCAAATTTAAGTTAAGCACTCTGAGCTTAGAGTTTATattgaaaagaaattaaaggaaaaCCCGAATAGGAAACCACGCAGTTTTGGATACAAACACAATATCAGCACTTTGAGCTTAGAGTTTATGTGAACTTTTATTTGCCAGTTAAAGAGTTACAGATAAGAAGGGGAATAACTAAAGAGAAAAGAGGCGTTACCTTATCGTCATAGACTGTCCAGTTTGTGATGAGCTCAGAAAGGGAAGCTCCCAACAATCCAAAAATTGCCCCAGATGCGCCAACTGATATAGTCTTGCTTGACCAGTCGTGTTTGATAATATTAAGGCAAGACGCTAAATTTCCACCTAACCCAGCTAGCACATACACGAATACGAATCTGTCTGCCAAATCCAAACAGTTCACACAACAGTTAGCTAAGCATTCATCATGTAAAATTGACTACTTGAATTGTAAACTTCCTATTCAAGGGCTAAA includes the following:
- the LOC117622164 gene encoding RHOMBOID-like protein 5; the protein is MYPPPPAPYYAPPPPAYYAPPLMPPPPKRYSPWLVPLIFLVNLGLFIWIMYENNCPSRISKDQCMLGQYLDRFSFQPWKDNRMFGPTPETLQRLGGLDRKLVVDGGEPWRLLSSMWLHAGLIHLFANMLSLDFVGLRLERDFGFHRFVFVYVLAGLGGNLASCLNIIKHDWSSKTISVGASGAIFGLLGASLSELITNWTVYDDKCSTIMILILNAALNLAIGFLLKMDNSGHVGGLVAGFFLGFVLFVKPQFGYVSSKYIPSYHQVKRTPRHNFCQYFLGLVALAVLVILYGVGFGKLFNIKEIKEHLPDSVKNY